TCTAAAGGAGCTCCAGCACATGCTATCGTTATAATGAGCTTAATAGGAATGATCTTTGTATTAACAGGTCAAACTGCTGTAATTATAGTTATATCATCCTTTGGAGCAGTTGCATTATATATTATAAGTATGATTTCATTGTTTATATTAAGAAGAAAAGAGCCAAAGCTTAATAGACCATTTAAAGTTGCATACCCAATCGTACCAGCAATAGCACTTTCAATAGCTTTTGTATTTTTAATTGCATTAATTGTTTCGAATTTTTCAACTGTATTATGGGTAGCAGGGGCTTATATATTAGCAATAGCTTATTATTTTGTATATTCTAAAATTCAACAAACAGCTAATGAAGAAGAAATTAAAGGAAAACTTGATGGAGAAATTGTTTAATTTTATAAGGATAATTATATAAGTTCTAATAAAATTCACAATTTTAAAATTTTAAGGCAGTTAAGATTTAATGCTCTTTATGCGGTGAAGTATTAGTTCAGAGTTAAGAGTTTAGGATGAAATAACAAAGCCTATGGCTTTTCTTGCTAAACTGTTAACTGTAAATTGTAAACTGTTAACTGAATAAACGGGGGGGGGTGGGAATATGATTTTAAGAACAACCCTTTTTGGAAATGTATATAATTTTAAAGATATAAAGGAAGTTCTTGCAAAAGCAAATGAAGAAAAATCAGGGGATAGACTAGCTGGAATTATAGCTGAGTCAACAGCAGAAAGGGTTGCAGCTAAAGTAGTTCTTTCGGAGCTTACTATTGGGGATTTAAGAAATAATCCAGTTGTAGATTATGACATAGATGAAGTTACTAGGGTTATCCAAGATGGGGTTAATGAAGAAATATATAATGGGATTAGGGGTATGACTATAGGAGATTTTAGGGAATTTCTTCTTAGTTCAAGTGGTGATGAAATAAAAGCTATAAGGGATGGATTAACTTCAGAAGTTATTGCAGGAGTAACTAAACTTATGAGTAATATGGATCTTATATGTGCATCAAAAAAGCTTGTTAATATAGCAACTTGTAATACTACAATTGGAAAGCTTGGAACACTTTCAGCAAGGCTTCAGCCAAATCATCCAACTGATAATATTGAGGGAATAATGGCATCGGTTATGGAAGGAATAAGCTATGGTGTAGGAGATGCATTAATAGGTCTTAATCCAGCAGTTGATACTATTGATAGTGTTTCTAGGATTTTAAAAGCTTTTAGAGAATTTATGGAGAAGTTTAAAATACCAACACAGAATTGTGTGTTAGCTCATGTAACAACTCAAATGGAAGCTTTAAAAAAAGGAGCTCCTATGGATGTCATGTTTCAAAGTATAGCAGGCTCTGAAATTTCAAATAGAGGCTTTGGTATAGATGTGAAGCTTATAGATGAAGCATATGCTATGATGAAGGAATTAAAAGCTTCAAAGGGAGAAAATTTCATGTATTTTGAAACTGGTCAAGGCTCGGAGCTATCTTCAGATGGTCATAATGGAGCAGACCAGCTTACAATGGAAGCTAGATGTTATGGGTTTGCTAAAAAATATAATCCATTTTTGGTTAATACAGTTGTGGGATTTATAGGACCTGAATATCTTTATGATGGAGCACAGGTTATAAGGGCAGGTCTTGAAGATCATTTTATGGGTAAATTAACGGGACTTTCTATGGGGGTTGATGTTTGTTATACAAATCATATGAAGGCAGATCAAAATGATTTAGAGAATTTGGCAATATTACTTGCGCAAGCCAACTGTAATTATTTCATGGGAATACCAGGTGGTGACGATGTAATGCTAATGTATCAGTCTTCAAGTTATCATGATATTGCAACTTTAAGAGAGGTAACTAATAAAAGACCAATAAAAGAATTTGAAACTAGACTTGAAGAGCTTGGAATAATGAAAAATGGAATATTGACAAGCAGGGCGGGAGATCCATCAATATTTCTAAATATGGGAGTGTAAAAAATAAGAAAAATCAAAGGGTTACTGTCCTAGTTAGATAAAAAACTTTGACAGTAATTTTTTAAATATGGGAGTGTAACTTATGGAAAAGGATATGTTAGAAGATATATCTGCTGTTGATTTAAGTACTAAAATTTCAGTAGATAATCCAATAGATTATAAAGGGTTAATGATTTTAAAACAGTCAACTTCAGCAAGAATTTGCATCGGAAGAGCTGGCTCAAGATATAAAACAAGGGATTATTTACGACTTAGAGCTGATCATGCAGTTGCAATGGATGCAGTTTGGTCTCATGTGGACGAAAAAGTGGTTGAGGAGTTAGGCTTTTATAAGGTTCAAACTTTAGTAAAAGATAAAGAAGAATATATAACAAGACCAGATCTTGGCAGAGGTTTTTCAGAAGAAATCTTAAAGGCTATAAAAGAAAAATGTATAAATGATGTAGATGTACAAATTATAGCTGGAGATGGATTAAGTTCACCTGCAATAACTGCAAATATAAAAGAAATTTATCCAATGATAGTGGAGGGAGCAGAGGCTAAAGGATATAAAATAGGAACACCTATTTTTGTTAAATATGCAAGGGTTGCTACTATGGATAAAATAAGTGAAGCATTAAATGCAAAAGTAACTTTAATACTAATAGGTGAAAGACCAGGTCTTGCTACAGGAGAAAGCATGAGTTGTTATATGGCATATGAAGCAAGTACTAAAAAGCCAGAATCACAAAGAACTGTAATATCAAATATACACAAAAATGGAATGCCACCAGTAGAAGCTGGAGCACAAATTGTTCAATTAATTGAGACTTTATTAGTGGAAAAAAAGAGTGGGACAGACCTCAAATTATAGATATTAAATTACCCAAATGCGGCATGAAGAAAACAAATTAATATTTAAAGCATTTCAAAGGAAATTAACACTTCTTGATCATTGAGCATTGAGCATTGAGCATTGCACTATACGGATTAAGAAAAAATTGTATATGAAATGATAAGGTGATACAATTGAATAAATTAAAATAATTAGAAGTTAAGGCATCAATATAGTATAAATAACAAGGATGTCGCAGATTTGGGGAGGAATAAAAAATGTTAAAAGTAACAAAAACAGATAAGGCTCCAGCAGCTATTGGACCATATTCTCAAGCAGTGAGTTTTGGAGATTTATTATTTACATCAGGGCAAATAGCTTTAGATCCTGTAACAGGAGAAGTGGTAGGAACAACTATAGAAGAGCAGACAGAACAAGTTATGAAGAATCTTTCTGCAATATTAGAAGCTAATAATATTGATTTTAACAATGTAATAAAGACTACATGCTTTATTGCTGATATGGGGGATTTTGCAAAATTCAATGAAGTATATGCTAAATACTTTGTGAGTAAACCAGCGCGATCATGTGTTGCTGTAAAAGAGCTTCCTAAATCAGTTTTATGTGAAGTTGAAGTAATAGCCTATAAATAAAAAATTACTAAGAATGCAATTACTAATCCATAGATTATAGAAGTTTAAGTAGTAGCATATAAATAGAAAACAAATTGTCCACAAGATTTGCTTTATTTAAAGTAAATCTGTGGACAATTTGTTTATTTTATGTTAAGCATTTTTTAATTCAGATACTAACTCATCCATAAGTTCTTGAACTGTTGTGATTTTAGTGATTTTACTTGCATTTTCACCACAGAATATAAGACCTTCGTCTATATTACCATTTACAGCATTTATTAAAGCTTTGCTTATGCAGTAAGGAGTGGTAGCAGGATTACAAGGTGTTAAACAATTATAACAACGAGTTACTTTTTCACCAGTAGCATGAACTTTTTTTACAAAAGGATTGCTAATAGCTCTTCCTGGCATTCCTACAGGGCTTTTTACTATTTGTATATCTTCTTTGGAACAATTAATATAAGCATTCTTGAACTCATCAGATGCATCGCACTCTTCAGTAGCTACAAATCTTGTTGCCATTTGAACACCATTTGCGCCTAATTTTAAATATTTAGCAATATCATATCCATCAAAAACGCCTCCAGCAACAACTACAGGAATTTCCTTATTGTATTTTTCAGCATATTTTTTTGTTTCACTTATTATGTCAACAACAGATTGATCGAAGTCTACACTGTCATTTTCTAGTTCTTCAACTTTAAAACCTAAATGACCACCAGCTTTTGGTCCTTCAATAACAACAAGGTCTGGTGCAACATTATCATGCTTATCCCACAATTTTAATATTACTTTTGCAGCCTTTAAAGAAGAAACAATTGGTGCAATTTTTACAGAAGATCCCTTAACTATTTTAGGTAGCATTGTAGGAAGTCCAGCACCAGATATTATTAAATCAACACCAGCTTCTATTGCAGCTCTTATATGTTCTTCATAGTTGTTAGTTGCAACCATAGCATTAATTCCTATTATTCCATTAACAGCTTTAGATTTTGCTAATTCAATATGCTTTTTTAAAGCTTTTAAATTTGCTTCTAAAGTGTTCTTTTCAAAATCATCTTCTTTATATCCAAGTTGTGCGGCAGAAATTATTCCAATACCACCAGCCTTTGCAACAGCAGCAGCTAAATTAGAAGCTGAAACACCAACACCCATACCTCCTTGGATAATAGGAATAGGAGCAACTAAATTTCCAATTTTAAGAGAATTAAAATTCATTTCACATATATCCTTTCACAAGAAAATTCGATAATAAAATACTTTGACTATCAAAGTATTATACTATATTATAGAATAACCTGACTACTTAGACAAGAAATATTTAAAAATACTTTGTATAATGTTATATAAAAATATGCTGTTTGTATAAGTTTTGGTAAGAGCTTTAATATTCATATTATATTGTATAAGCTTGTGTTAATTACTATGATTTAATATAATTAGCGAAACTTATGATAATTCAGTAGTTATAACTGAATTTATGGAAGAAGAGTATAATATAGAAATTTAATGTTATAAATCCTTGACATAATATATTGTTCTATGATAAGATACTAAATGTCTTAGGGGTATGGCTCAACGGTAGAGTAGTGGTCTCCAAAACCATTGGTTGTGGGTTCAAATCCTACTGCCCCTGCCACAAAGGTCGTAGTACGTTGTATTACGGCTTTTTTTTATTTTAGGAGATAATTTAGCAACAGGATTCAGTTATGCATTTCTATGAATTATCAAAACTTCCGAACCAACAATAGAAGAAATAAAAGAGACTTTGGAATAAAATTAAATTATAAAATGTTTGAGGTATCCAAAATAAATTTGTTATGGAATTGATAATGTTGTTGATTATTTTGTGGATAAGAATCTTGAGGCTGTGAATAATTTTAATCTTGAATAATTAATAACATAAATTAAAAATCTTAGAAATATTCAATTTTGAGTATTCTAAGATTTTTTTGAAATTTAAAGTGTGCTTTTTTATTGAATAGAAAAATATGTAATTATATAATTAGAAGTAGTAAACAAATTAGAAGGAGGCACCATATGTCTTTTTAGATATATTCAAATCAGGGGTCTCAAAAGTAGAATTTGAAGATTTAAAAAACAAGGAATAAAATTTAAGGAATTATAAAGAAGAAAAATATAAAGAAACTTATTAAATTATAAGGAGACAAAAAATGAGCAGGTGTGAAAAGGCTATTGTGACAGTTTTATGTATGGTTTATGATGGTAATAAAATACTACTTCAGGATAGAGTGAAAAAAGATTGGCGTGGACTAACGTTTCCAGGTGGACATGTAGAGAAAGAAGAATCTTTTGTTCAAGCAGTTATTCGTGAAATATATGAAGAAACTGGATTAACGATAAGTGAGCCTAAATTATGCGGAGTAAAGCAATTTCAGACAGATGAGGATGAAAGATATATTGTATTGTTGTTTAAAACTAATAAATTTGAAGGAACTTTAGTTTCTTCTGATGAAGGAGAAATGATATGGGTTGATAGGAACTCATTAAACAATTGTAAGTTAGTGGATGATTTTATGGATTTAATAAAAGTTTTTGATTCAGATAACTATAATGAATTTATGTATGAACGCAATAAATCAGGTGAAGATTGGTTAATTAGATTGTATTAATTTTTAGATTGGAGAGAAGTTTATGAAAAATAGTTGATAAACAATATTTAGAACAGTTAAAAATATGGTTTTAAACTATTGCGAATAAAGAAGGAGAAGATTTTAAATGGTTGTTCGTAAGGCTAAATTAGAAGATGCCAATAATTTATTAAGCATGTTGTTGGCTTTAGATAAAGAAACTAAATATATGTTGTTAGAACCTGATGAAAGAAATAATGATGTTAGTAGAGTGGAAGGAATGATACAGCAGAGTATTAATGGAGGTAATCTTTTATTAGTTTCAGGGGAAGGTAATAATATAGTAGGGTTTCTTTCTGCCCAAAGAGGTATTTTAAAAAGAATTAATCACACAGCATATATTGTTGTGGGGATTCGTGAGTTTCAACGTGGAAAAGGAATTGGAAGCAAATTTTTCTCTGAATTGGATCTGTGGGCAAAAGAAAATTCAATTATAAGACTTGAATTGACAGTAATGTGTCCTAATATAGTTGCAAAACATTTATACGAAAAGAATGGATTTGAGGTAGAAGGTATAAAAAAGAAGTCTATGCTGGTTGATGGTGAATATGTGGATGAATTTTATATGGCAAAGTTGTATTTATAATCCATTGTAAAATTTTATTATAATTTTTGTATGTTAATATTGACACTACATAAGTAATAACATATAATAAACAAGCAAATGGTTTTATTTTTAGTTAATTAATCCTTTTATTGTATAAGGATTAAGAAGTTAAATAATCATTATGGTGAACGTAGTTCAGTTGGTAGAGCGCCAGTTTGTGGCACTGGTTGTCGTGGGTTCGAGTCCCATCGTTCACCCCATACTGGGATGTCGCCAAGTGGTAAGGCCATGGATTCTGACTCCATCATTCGTAGGTTCGAATCCTACCATCTCAGCCATTATATACGGTTCACTAGCTCAGTCGGTAGAGCACATGACTTTTAATCATGGTGTCCCGGGTTCGATTCCCGGGTGAGCCACCAATTATTTAGCCTAAAGTAGAAAAAGATATTTAAGCATATCTCTACTTTAGGCTTTTTTGCGTATAAAAATATAAAACTTTTGGATTTTAAAAGATTAAAATATAGATTTCTTTATTAGGTATTCGTTAATTTGTTCGGACGAAGCATTATTTTCAGGTACTATTATACATAATAAATATTAAAGGAATATAGACATAGATGCAGTCTATACTTTATTCATAAGGATATTATTTCGTAAATTTTCTAAATATGAATATAAAAACAAAGTCAACTATGTCTAGCGTATCAATATGAATATATTGAAGAGAAATAAAGCATTATTGTGTAATATGAGTATATATGTGAATTTCTGCTCAAATTAATAGTATTGAGGTGAATAAAATGATGTTAAGATAAAACACGTCGCTGAGATGCGTAAACAACTTAAAACAAATTGATTGATGAAAGTTACAAAGATAACTTAAAAGAAATTGAAAAAAGTTGTTGACAGAGCATTCGAGTGATGATATACTAAATAAGCTGTCAGAAACGACAGCAAACGATTAGATATTACAGCGAAAGTTGTAAGAAAAGAAATGGTCTTTGAAAATTGAACAGAATAAGATAAATACATTTAAGTAAACCAGCAATTTTTATTTGAGTAAGCTAAGATTAAACTTTTTATTGAGAGTTTGATCCTGGCTCAGGACGAACGCTGGCGGCGTGCTTAACACATGCAAGTCGAGCGATGAAGTTCCTTCGGGAATGGATTAGCGGCGGACGGGTGAGTAACACGTGGGTAACCTGCCTCATAGAGGGGAATAGCCTTTC
The window above is part of the Clostridium saccharoperbutylacetonicum N1-4(HMT) genome. Proteins encoded here:
- a CDS encoding ethanolamine ammonia-lyase subunit EutB: MILRTTLFGNVYNFKDIKEVLAKANEEKSGDRLAGIIAESTAERVAAKVVLSELTIGDLRNNPVVDYDIDEVTRVIQDGVNEEIYNGIRGMTIGDFREFLLSSSGDEIKAIRDGLTSEVIAGVTKLMSNMDLICASKKLVNIATCNTTIGKLGTLSARLQPNHPTDNIEGIMASVMEGISYGVGDALIGLNPAVDTIDSVSRILKAFREFMEKFKIPTQNCVLAHVTTQMEALKKGAPMDVMFQSIAGSEISNRGFGIDVKLIDEAYAMMKELKASKGENFMYFETGQGSELSSDGHNGADQLTMEARCYGFAKKYNPFLVNTVVGFIGPEYLYDGAQVIRAGLEDHFMGKLTGLSMGVDVCYTNHMKADQNDLENLAILLAQANCNYFMGIPGGDDVMLMYQSSSYHDIATLREVTNKRPIKEFETRLEELGIMKNGILTSRAGDPSIFLNMGV
- the eutC gene encoding ethanolamine ammonia-lyase subunit EutC, with translation MEKDMLEDISAVDLSTKISVDNPIDYKGLMILKQSTSARICIGRAGSRYKTRDYLRLRADHAVAMDAVWSHVDEKVVEELGFYKVQTLVKDKEEYITRPDLGRGFSEEILKAIKEKCINDVDVQIIAGDGLSSPAITANIKEIYPMIVEGAEAKGYKIGTPIFVKYARVATMDKISEALNAKVTLILIGERPGLATGESMSCYMAYEASTKKPESQRTVISNIHKNGMPPVEAGAQIVQLIETLLVEKKSGTDLKL
- a CDS encoding RidA family protein yields the protein MLKVTKTDKAPAAIGPYSQAVSFGDLLFTSGQIALDPVTGEVVGTTIEEQTEQVMKNLSAILEANNIDFNNVIKTTCFIADMGDFAKFNEVYAKYFVSKPARSCVAVKELPKSVLCEVEVIAYK
- a CDS encoding NAD(P)H-dependent flavin oxidoreductase, producing the protein MNFNSLKIGNLVAPIPIIQGGMGVGVSASNLAAAVAKAGGIGIISAAQLGYKEDDFEKNTLEANLKALKKHIELAKSKAVNGIIGINAMVATNNYEEHIRAAIEAGVDLIISGAGLPTMLPKIVKGSSVKIAPIVSSLKAAKVILKLWDKHDNVAPDLVVIEGPKAGGHLGFKVEELENDSVDFDQSVVDIISETKKYAEKYNKEIPVVVAGGVFDGYDIAKYLKLGANGVQMATRFVATEECDASDEFKNAYINCSKEDIQIVKSPVGMPGRAISNPFVKKVHATGEKVTRCYNCLTPCNPATTPYCISKALINAVNGNIDEGLIFCGENASKITKITTVQELMDELVSELKNA
- a CDS encoding 8-oxo-dGTP diphosphatase, whose protein sequence is MSRCEKAIVTVLCMVYDGNKILLQDRVKKDWRGLTFPGGHVEKEESFVQAVIREIYEETGLTISEPKLCGVKQFQTDEDERYIVLLFKTNKFEGTLVSSDEGEMIWVDRNSLNNCKLVDDFMDLIKVFDSDNYNEFMYERNKSGEDWLIRLY
- a CDS encoding GNAT family N-acetyltransferase — encoded protein: MVVRKAKLEDANNLLSMLLALDKETKYMLLEPDERNNDVSRVEGMIQQSINGGNLLLVSGEGNNIVGFLSAQRGILKRINHTAYIVVGIREFQRGKGIGSKFFSELDLWAKENSIIRLELTVMCPNIVAKHLYEKNGFEVEGIKKKSMLVDGEYVDEFYMAKLYL